cattgtttataaaggtttattagctaattttagttttttttttgagattgtACCAACGTGAGAGGAGGCAGTATATCCCAAAGTGTTTATAGTGtccatattaataatattttaaatgttgctatgatattttttttttacaatttgaaGTTGATATTCTATATAgaacaaacattaaaatcaaaataaaaatcaaataaaaataaatacaggAAGAGCTGATCCGGTTAGGCACTTCCAGTTATATTCTCATTAGGTATGGATGTTCGGTTTTCAATTTTTGATGTAAAGATTTAAAACTGAGAACCAGctaatatccaaaaaaaaaagaaaggatttTTAGGTTTGTCAGATTCGGAATTTAACACTCACAAGTCCTAAAGAAGATAATTTTGTAAACCATCTGAaagattattttaaattcaaacGAGTAAAGTTACAAGAAAAAGTGAGTGTAATCCCAGATAGTTGATCAAAGATTGGGCCACAAGAGATTGAGAGGTGAAGCAAGTTGGCAAGTGGCCACACACAGAACTAATCTTCCACGGGCCCCAATAAGATCTTTCAACCCTTTACAAAGTTGTTGCCGTTTATTCTACTCTTTATTTCTTCAAGTcggataaaataaaatgaaaaatcagATAAAGCATGTATCCCCTCTATTCATGTTTGAAATTGGGACAATGATCAAGGACTAAAAATATAACAATGTTGCAAAAGTCGGTCTTCATCACACATCAAGATACATTAATAGTTTCATACCATTCAAGGTTTACGTGCCAACACTCTCAATCGTTACTACTTATCCTACCAAACACCATTATAATGTAAAAAGCCTATGATGACCTGAAAAATCTCatttaaaagtgaaaacatCATGACTTCACTCTGGATTTTCATTTAATCTTTACTTAGAACGCCATCCTAGGATCCACAACACCAGAAGCATTGCCTTCACCAGTTACAAGCTGTTCAGGATCCTGTGAGAGAGACACACATAGTATACAATAATCGTTTAGTGTCCCTCCATAACTGTGTTTATAGATGTTAAAAGCTGACTATATACATACCTCCATCCCCCATTTGATGTAATCTGGAGATTCACAGGCCTTGTACTCATCTACCAAACTCTCAATGATGTCTCTTGCTTCATCAAACTCTGAAAGATCATTGTCCTGTCCACACCCATAATTAATAGTCAAAGCTTTGGTGCACTaaacataaaaccaaaacaaagacAGAACATCTAAGAATTCAACTTACAAACATGGGAAACTTTCGGTAATTGTCAAGAAAAGCTTGCTTCTTCCTCAGTTTATCATATTGGCTCAAACATTTGCTGAAAAGGTGTCTGATGCTTGTGTGGCTTGCTAACATAAGACCACTCACCTGAAATATCAGATACACCACAATAAAGTAAAGAGTCTTTAGTCATATCTTCTCTTACTGGCAACCTAAGATACACATATGGAACAACGTATGATTACCCTGTGAGCAGTTTGAACGTATGGAGACTTCTTGGAAAGTGCAACctgtcaaagaaaaaaaattgtgatgcAAAGTCCATGGTCAAGTAAAAAGCAATAACTCTCTTTGGTTAAGAACCTGTATGCTTGCAGGTCCCCATTCAATGAAGTTCACGAGCTTCCTTTCTCGTATCCTCTGCAAACTCTCATGCACCTAGCGAAACAACAAACACAGGCAGATAACATCATCAACCGGATTATAAGTCAGACAAGAATGGGGGCACAGAAGAGTTGGTACCTGAGTGGGATCGACTTCTCCTTGAATGATATTCAAGATCGATATGTACTTCGCCTGACTAGCTTCCTTGTTCCTAGCATAAGACGACACCATCACATTCTTCGGCTGCAGGAGCCTCCTCATGACATCCAGCACGGTCGTCTTACGAATGACATTCGCCTGGCGCTCAACGGTCAACGGAGTGTAACCCGTCATGAGGAAGTGACACCTCGGCGTCGGGATCAGAGACGCAAGCAAGCCAACCAAGTCGTTGTTCATGTATCCAGGATAACGCAGCGTGGTTGTGCTGGCGGACATCACGGTTGAGACTAGCGAATTCGTTTGAGCGAAGGTGGGGTTGGTGAGATGGAGGCGCTCCACGGCGATTCTAGTCAACGCGGTGTTGTCGAGGACGACGACGCAGTCAGCGTTTAAGGTGAGTCGTTTCAGTGTTAGAAGGGAGTTGTAAGGCTGGACGACCACATCACTTGTTTCCATCTGGTTGGGGAAGACGCTGTATGTCTGAACCAACTTCTTGCTGTAGCGGTCGTTCAAAGTCTCCAAGAGGTAAGAGCCCATACCTTCATTCAGATCACAAGAAGCAGTGAGTAAAGACTGAGAACGTTAACTCAAAAATTGGCTATATGACAAGTCACACAACAAGACGTATCATTTAGCAAATGCATTACAGACTAAACACCATAGAGGAATGTATTTAATCCTATAATAATACAGGAGTTGCGACAAATGCTTAATAAGTCATTCACAGTAGAAGCATCAGTAAATAAACCTGAGAACTTAAACTCAGAATGTCAAGAAGTCCCATAAAACTAAGCTTATGAGTTTACAAATTAGTCTATTGAGGAATGAatttaatctaaaaaaataaaattaattaagcaAATGCATTGCAGACTAAACAGCATGGAGAAAAGTCCTTAATGCTAAACTAATCTAGTGGCTTTCGACAAATGCTTAATAAGTCATTAACTTCATGctaacatacaaaaaaaaaagtcattctCCCTAAAAGAAGAAGCAGTAAATAAAGCCTAAACTCAGAATGTCAAGTCCCATAGCTTATAAGTTTGCAAACTAGACTCTAATGAGGAACGAGTGAGAGTGAAAACCTGAGCCAGTGCCACCAGCAATGGAATGGCAAAGAACAAAGCCCTCAAGGCTGTCACTCCCATCAGCTTCTCTATCAATCATGTCCATTATTTCCTCTTCAACCCCTTTCCCCTAAACCAAATTTAGCAAGTCATGTAACCATATCgaattatttctttctttcacaAATCAAACAAGTCGAGTAAACAAACAAACCTGGTGATAGCCACTGGCCCAGTTATTACCAGCACCACCACCGTGGTCAGCAACGAAGATGTTCTCATGGTTGTAGAGGTTCCTGTAGTCCCCGTTCTGAATCCCATTGATAACTCTAGGCTCCAGATCAATGAGAAGCGCTCGTGGGATGTAGTGCTGGTCATCCGCTTGGTAAAAAAACACATCTTTTCTATCACCTCCCTAATATAAATCCCATTTACCAAATTAGCTCAATCAGATAGAAACCCCCTAAACGACGTCGAATCAAATTGATACCTGAGTAGCGAAGTCTTCGAGGATACCGTCTTTACTGATGCCGTGCTCGAGGCAGAGCTGTTTCCAGAACTCCATCCCGATCTGGTTCCCGCATTGCCCTACTTGCAGCGTTATAATTTCTCTcggcatcttcttcttcttctctctataCTCTCCAGAAGAAAACTAGGGTTTTCGCGAGAGATCGATGATTGAGAAAATGAAATGATGGCGCGGATGCCTTTTTAAAACCCAAAAGTAAAAATCTCAGagataatttaattaaattgcGGGCAAGAGAAGTCTGGTGGTTCGGTAAGAACATAGCCACACTGCACTCTCAGCTGCTAACCTGCGCTGATTGTTTTGTTCCCAAGGATTATTGGGCCTACTCTCGGCCCATTTTGTCTATTTTCTCGGCCCATTATGCCttggaaaaatatatatctcATTAGTTCTTTCTGAAGTCTTAACCACAGGTACGCTATGTGTACGTACACTGAGTTTTAAATGAGTAATCTATTTGCTCCTGAGTCTTTTGATTATTagtgtattattattattggtgCAATACATAAAATCATGAATCTTAAAtctaagatttaaaaatataaatcacgTGAACTCTCTTGTATCCTTCTTCTTTCAATCTGATATCCTGAACTCAACTCCTagtatgtccttaaccttctcgtACGTCACAAACGCTATCGCTATCGATGGCACTACCTGAAAAACAA
The nucleotide sequence above comes from Brassica napus cultivar Da-Ae chromosome A9, Da-Ae, whole genome shotgun sequence. Encoded proteins:
- the LOC106368479 gene encoding tubulin gamma-1 chain; its protein translation is MPREIITLQVGQCGNQIGMEFWKQLCLEHGISKDGILEDFATQGGDRKDVFFYQADDQHYIPRALLIDLEPRVINGIQNGDYRNLYNHENIFVADHGGGAGNNWASGYHQGKGVEEEIMDMIDREADGSDSLEGFVLCHSIAGGTGSGMGSYLLETLNDRYSKKLVQTYSVFPNQMETSDVVVQPYNSLLTLKRLTLNADCVVVLDNTALTRIAVERLHLTNPTFAQTNSLVSTVMSASTTTLRYPGYMNNDLVGLLASLIPTPRCHFLMTGYTPLTVERQANVIRKTTVLDVMRRLLQPKNVMVSSYARNKEASQAKYISILNIIQGEVDPTQVHESLQRIRERKLVNFIEWGPASIQVALSKKSPYVQTAHRVSGLMLASHTSIRHLFSKCLSQYDKLRKKQAFLDNYRKFPMFDNDLSEFDEARDIIESLVDEYKACESPDYIKWGMEDPEQLVTGEGNASGVVDPRMAF